The Panthera leo isolate Ple1 chromosome D4, P.leo_Ple1_pat1.1, whole genome shotgun sequence nucleotide sequence TCTGTTGCAAGAATTTGGGGTTCACTGTGCAGCCTtctaaaaaaaccccaccatCACTTTATGAGAACCTCTCATCTCTAGCTCTTAGCACTTTTTAGATCCATATCCGGGTTAAGAGGTTGATGAGTTATGAAATGGAGTACTGGGAATTTCCTATAAACATCTTCATTTTGTGTGTTACAACTCACTTTGGCATCTGGAGTCTATGGAATCTTGGTACCTCAGCTGAAACTTCCGGTTTAATATCCTGCACACACTACTCCCTCTTCCTGTCATTGCCAGGACAAGATAGAGCTTTGTGTGTTTGGATAATTCTGATTTGTTAAGTCTCAGGTAAAGCAACACCTTCCCTGGGAAGTCTTTCATATTCTCTCACACTAATTGTTTCCCTCGAAGACACAGCATTCCATATAAACAATTACATTCCTTGCCATGCTGAAtcactctggagtcagacagccaAGATTCAAATCTTCCTTCACTAACTGTGATGTTAAGATGCTTTTGAACATGAGCTTTCTAAAAGTAtctctttcttaaattaaaaaaaaaattacatccaagttagttagcatatagtgcaacaatgatttcagattccttaatgccccttacccatttagcccatcccccctcccacaacccctccagtaaccctctgtttgttctccatatttaagagtctcttatgttttgtcccctccctgtttttatattattttcgcttcccttcccttatgttcatctgttcaaAGTATCTCTTTGAGCATGAGTTTTCTCAAAATATCTCTTAGGGTTGTTGTCAGAATTAAATTAGAtgaccctaggggcgcctgggtggcgcagtcggttcagcgtccgacttcagccaggtcacgatctcgcggtccgtgagttcgagccccgcgtcaggctctgggctgatggctcggagcctggagcctgtttccgattctgtgtctccctctctctctgcccctcccccgttcatgctctgtctctctctgtcccaaaaataaataaaaaacgttgaaaaaaaaaaaattaaaaaaaaaaaaaaaaaaaaaaaaaaaaaaaaaaaattagatgaccCTAATGCATAGATTAGGCTCTTAAACCAGTATCTGAGACAACTGaggtaacatttattttgttgctgaaTACCTGTGTGTGTTTGGAAAGAAAGGATATATGGTCTGTATTCCTGAAGGACAAGCAAGCAGTGTGTTAATTACTATGTAAGGAAAGTAAAATTTACTATGTTCTTCTTGGAAGTTCTAGAAGGGCTCAAGGTCCCTGAATACCCGGATGTCTGAGTGAAGAAGGAGACATATCATCACCAAAATGGAAAATTCCTTAGAGATTGATGCATAAAAGaccaaacatattttataaatttgaaaatctgaGGAAAGTACAGCCCTGATAGCTCCCATTTGATGATACCAGCCAAAGAGATACAGCATCTTCAAAGTATTTTCCAATCCCATCAtccaagaaaagaacaaagtaagtCCTATAAAGTACGTCTAATTTTACTATTCTCCCCAACAGATGTAAGGATAATGTCAGCAAAGCATTTCTCAGTGACAGTGtggaaggaagacaggagagctatatttacaataatttgtgtttatgtgtaattgaagaaataagataatatgtatattttaaaagaaaagtaagtatCAGGTGGAAGAATATGTTTTATTACTCAAGAGTTTTCTCAAGGCCCCtttcatgtctttatttctcaGGCTGTAAATGAAAGGGTTCAACATGGGGGTGACCACTGTGTACATCAAGGAAGCAATTAGGTTTTTGTTATTGGTGTTGTTGGATGAGGGAAGAAAATATAGGCCAATAATTGTCCCATAATAGAGAGTCACTACTGAGAGATGTGATCCACAAGTGGACAAGGCTTTGCAGATGCCCTTGGTAGAAGGAACCCGGAGGATGGTGGCCCCAATATGGCCGTAAGAAACCACAATGCATAAGAATGGAAGCATAATGGCTGTTAATCCTGCAGTAAAGATCACCAATTGGTTGAGGGAAGTGTCTGAGCAGGACAATTTGAGCAAGGCAGCAAGGTCACAGAAGAAGTGGGGGACGGTGTGGTCAGCACAGAAGGACAGCTGGGCTAGGAGAAGGGTATGCAAAAGAGCACAAGCACAAGCAATGACCCAGGATCCAGCCACTAGCATGAAACAGATGCTCTGACTCATGACGATGGTATAATGCAGAGGGTGACAGATGGCCACATACCTGTCATAGGCCATTGAAGTGATCAAGAAACTGTCTAAATCAGcgcaaaatatgaagaaatatgtCTGTGAAATGCATCCTGCATAGGAGATGGATTTGTACTTAGCATGCATGTTCATCAGCATCTTTGGGACAGTGACAGATGAAAAGGAAACATCAGTGAAGGCCAAGTgactgaggaagaagtacatgggggtgtggaggcgAGAGTCCAGCCTGATGAGCAGGATGATGAGCAGGTTCCCCAGCACCGTGGTCAGGTACATGCCCAGGAACAGGGTGAAGAACATGGCCTGTTGCTCTGGCAGGATGGGGAGCCCCAGGAGGAGAAACTCGGACACACTGCTCTGGTTCTCCTTCCTCATACTGGTACATCAGCTGAAGGGGACGGGTGGGGAAAGTTGAAAAGAGAAGATGGAATGTTTCTGGATAAAAAAGTGATCATTGTGGCATAGTATAGTAGAGATGTTCTTTTGATTTAGGGaaggttttcatttatattttcttacattttaggCATATTCTGCTGgataaatgtagaaaatgtgTACCTTTAGGATATACAaccacttacttttttttctcaatttggtGCCAGTCTCTGCAAATGATAATACTAAcagttaatgtttattgagtgttgTCCTTATGCATGGTGTGAATAGCTACATGTAGCAACTGATTCAATAGTCTTACATATATGAGCTAGGTAGGTACCattgttatttcctcttttcagATGGGCTAGCTGAGGCAGACAGTGTCACAATCACTGAGGTAGAAGATTACCAGCTGGGATTTGGACCCAAACATTGTGATTCCAGAGTTTGTTCTCTGGGAGCAAAACAAATTACTTGACATCAGAAATCTCATTGCCCTTCATAATTTTGTGTGTTGTGATCTGTTTAATTCTGCATCCTCTACTTCTGGACACATTCCATGATTATTGATTTGTTCCTTGGCTGTAGACCCAAAATCTATCATAGAATAGAAATTTGTTGTTCAAGTGAAAGATGTCACATCCAGTTAAATTAATCACAGCAGCCTCTTAAGAAACTTACAACAGGTCTTGTTCAAGATCCGGGTTTCATCCTAACAATCCTGGAATCCAGTGTTATTTAGCTGCCACATAGCATCACATTTAATGAAGcacaataaaaatctaaaaataatttttaaaaggaattatcTTTTCAGTGTCTCCAAAATAGCCTGTAAGAGATTGATTTCCTAACCCAAATCAATATTTATCACAAtacctacatattttttaaaagaaaaggcagggaTTCACTATAACATATCAAAGATTATTGTAAAAGTATATTGACTGCAACAAAAAATGTACTTTTACAAAGATAAACTAATAAAACAGTGGATGaaaatagagagcctagaaacaGATGAGTTTATGAGGACTTGGCCTCACCATTGCTTTGCCAACCAGATTTAGAAGGCAACCATGTTCCACCAGTCCTGGTTCCCCCAACCCCATATGAGTGAAAAGAAGAGTGTAGTCATGAACCAGTTTAATCCAGTAGGTGAAAATTCATATCGAATGATAACTTTCAATGGCAACAGCAAAGTAGTTCATTGGCTCCCCAGAATGTCTGGAACCAGACATCAAATCAGAATATTTATGAATGCTTTTCCATTAGGTCTCCCAGAAATAGGTGAAAGGTAGTTGACTACTTAGTTCTAGAGGCAGATCTTTATGCACAGATTCCAGCACTTTGGACCCAACCCTGACCCCACAGCCTTCATGGATTGTGGAAAATAAGTGATGGAACATTCTCCCTAATttacttgaaatttttcaaatcATCTAGGTCAGTTTTTCTTGGGGGAACATGCAAAACTATACCTATGTAGTGTGATTTCCAGACCAACATTGAGACTTCCATATCCCCATCCAAAATATCACCCTCAATAGGCTGCTGGTACTCGAAATTCTTTCAGCAAGAGATAAAAGATTTTAAGTTCCCGACTAAAGTAAATATTCCTGGACAAGAAAGCCCTATGGCCAACCCTCTCACTGAGATGGGCTGGCTGGGAACCATTCATACTCAGGGACCAGGTTTGGATGGCAGAACAAGAGCACTGACCTcctcagacaaaatgaggaggggagagggttgGAGATTACAGGCAGAATGAAAGTAGAGGTCGCAGACACAGAACAAATTTACCATCTTGGCAATTTGGCTGCTATAAGGCTAAAAAGAGTCACATTGTTAATAAAATCTGATTGAGCACCTAATGTGCACCAGGTGCTTTTCAAATACTGTTCATTTCTTCCCACAACCTTTCAGCATAGACATCCAGATCctcattttagagaaaagaacACTGGAACTCAGTGATGAAACTTGTCTGATGTTACATAGCACTAGTATTTGGTAAATCTGAGACTAGATCCCAGGTCTCTATAGCTGCAAAGACTATTTGTTCATACTATATTACATGCCTTCATTAATTACATCCTTGAGTAGGACAGTACTTGCTGTCTGAGAGCACTCAAGAATTTTAGGAAGCAAATCAGGAGGCTTGAAGATTAATGGAAATCTATGGCTTCAAGATATGTGTCTAGAtggtaatattaataataatattattatagcaATCATTCATTAATCACATATTTATTGTGTGAATAATAATATGTCAGTTACTGTGACATGTACTTTATATCATCTCAGCCTAAAAGGACCACAAAAAGGGCATTATTCTCATTTAACTAGTTGGAAACTAGGGCTTGGAGAGTGTAAGTAGTTTGCCTAAAATCATTCAGAGTGAAAGTTATGGACAGATCATTAAATTCCAGATTTATCTGATTTCAAACCTATGTTCCTAACCACCATGCTCTATTGCCTCTAGCAGAGCATGGTTTGATGAAAAAGAGACATCTGGATATGTGCTCCTCATTAAGGATAAGGTGAGATATGTAATTTCCCCAAGCTTTTGGATGGATGTATTGCCTCAGTCCTTAATCAGATGATCAAAAGCAAATAGACTAGAATACCAGCTACAGTATCTACAAAGATAACCCATCATAGAGTGAATTTCTTAGGGCTCCAGGACAAAAGCAGATCAGATATTGGTCAATGTTTTACATAGAATACCTAATTTCTATCAGTAAGTGAAAATGTTAAGGCAACTGTGGTAAACATCCATTGGAAGTAATATCAAATAGCCAGTAAAATGAGTTCACAAAAAGCTTATGATACAATTTTTGAATATTGGAACATAACAGAAAATTGTATGTAGGCATATTTAAAACTATTCGCAAAACAATGCagattacattattattttttctaaccTGGGAAGTTTTGCTCATTGTTTAAATGCATGCCATATATTCAGCAAAACTGTAAGAGATAACATTTTCCTACAAAGAAAGTACAAACCTCCAaggaattataattattatgttcACCTAAGTTATTTAAGATGACACAACAAAATTATTAAAGCGCTTGGCAAAAGTAGATTTCTGTAGTAGACCACTCACACACAaacccacccacacccccccacacacacatttattgggGAATGAAGTGTATAAGCCCTACCCTCACCGAGCTCCAGAGTGATAAATTCAAAGACTGTCAGCTCCAGGATGTgaactaatttttcattttctctccagaAGATTTAGATTTGGCACAGGAAAAAAAGGCACAAGCTCAATTCTAAAGTGAGAAGGAGGTattgtctcattctctctctctctctctctctctctctctctctcattctctctctctctctctctctctctctctctctctctctctctctctcttttttactaGATCCAAGGCAACAACATTTTTATTAGCCAGGTTGAGAACCAGGGGACCAAAGCCACAGATATCTGGTGTTGGACAATTTGGGAATAATTACTGCATTTCCCTTAGCCATTCCCAGTGGAGATGTGCTTTTGCCAGATACTCAAGGTAGTCAACTCCTTTGGGAATATAAATAAGGATTCATTtgtggattcatttatttttaaagaattttcacatCCCTAAGCTCATTTAACCCTTCAAATAATTCTTGAAGTAGATAGCATTTTCCCCCGCTTTATTGTATTTGAGAGTGGCTCAAAAAATGGCCAAATGAGGATTGAAACTCAACCACATTAACTTCAAATCTAAAGTCTAGTTCCAGTCCACCATGACACCTCTCTTATAATAGTAGGCTCTGTATCATATGGACTCCTTCCTTATCACATTTAATCTGGAACTTGGAAGAGAGTTGCTACTAGTCcctgggaaataaaaacatttatcaagGAATAGTTAGGCTTATGTTTCTcagaaatagagatttttttcttttgaaaaaagaaaaagaaaaaagcggtttttttttttgaaacacgtAAATgcatgcagaatttttttttggccAGTTATGACACATAATAGTTGGCATATTCTCagtgttcaaaatatattttttaaccatGAGTGTGAGAAGTCTTTAGAAACCTATGCCATTCAGATTGTCAAAATtagaaaagagacacagaatcaagtgGAATGGATAGcactttactcatttttttcaaaaattcatttatttattcataaaaatgttgTGCAACTCCTATGTGGCAAGAATTTTATGAGATACGGTGAGTAAAGATTTGAAaacacagttgttgttttttctcttaaagagcTCCCAATCTACGGGGCAGGACAGACAGAGCACTGTGTCAAATGTTGTAATGAAGGTGAGTGTTGAGtgccacagaagcacagaggaggGGTATCAGACCCAAATTTAACAGGTCCAGCAAGGTAGGCTTTGGGAAGTTACTAGTCAGCAGAGACCCAAGACAATTCAAACAACAAAAGGTGACATGGACAGCATAGAGACAGAGCAtttgggagggagaagaaaaaaaaacaaaggaagaggagACAACCTGCAGAAAAGAGAGATGACACGTTTGGGAAACTATTATCAGGGAAATTAGATTATCTGAAATGTATGCTTCAACAGGGGGAAGAGGTTCAGGATGAGGCTTAAGAAATTAGCAGGCATGAATCAGTCATGCAGAACCTTGGAAGACATGATGAACAATCTACACTTTATCCAAAAGCAAAGTAAGAGCCATGGAAGAATTTGATAAGAAGATTGACCATGTCATATTAAAAACTATCACGATAGGTGAAGAATGGATAGTAAGCATGTGTTTGCAGCAGCTGGAGGGGATGCTGGAAAGGCAAGAATGAAGTGATGGGATGCAAGGCCAGAAGCAAGGAGACTAGTTACAAAGTGGTCACAGCTGGTTAGATGGGAGGTTATGAAAGTCTATCTAAGAGAGACAATGGAGTTGGAGAAAACTACATGGATTTAAGTCTCCTTCAGGGTCAGAATCTAAAAAATACGGTAATTCTAATGTGAATTGATTTTGATAGACtatagaaaattaagaaaatgaaggtgTTTAAAACCTCTCTAAATTTGTGGCTTGGACAGCAGGTTGTATAGCTGAGTTATTTACTAAGATATAggacatataaagaaaaatatacttgaGAAGTTTTTAACACACTGAGTGTGAAGTACCTATGGGTCAGAAATTCAGGGGGCAGGTGGACATATTTTGGAGATTGAAATTCATGGGATGTCAATATACAAAAGCATGAGATtgcctaaaaagaaatgaaaagaataagaagagtttaggaaaaaaattcaagattagaaagaccccgaatagccaaagcaatcttgcaaaagaaaaccaaagcaggaggcatcacaatcccagacttcaagctatactacaaagctgtaatcatcgagacagtatggtactggcacaagaacagacacttagatcaatggaacagaatagagaacccagaaatggacacacaaacgtatgaccaactaatctttgacaaagcaagaaagaatatccaatggaataaagacagtctcttcagcaagtggtgctgggaaaactggacagcgacatgcagaagaatgaacctggaccactttcttacaccatacacaaaaataaactcaaaatggatgaaagacctcaatgtaagacaggaagccatcaaaatcctcaaggagaaagcaggcaaaaacctctttgatattgcccacagcaacttcttactcaacacgtctctggaggcaagggaaacaaaagcaaaaatgaactagtgagatctcatcaaaataaaaagcttctgcacagcgaaggaaacaatcagcaaaactaaaaggcaactgacagaatgggagaagatatttgcaaatgacatatcagataaagggttagtatacaaaatctataaagaacttatcaaactcaacacccaaaaaacaaataatccagtgaagaaatgggcaaaagacgtgaatagacacttctccaaggaagacatccagatggccaaccgacgcatgaaaaaatgctcaacatcactcatcatcagggaaatgcaaatcaaaagcacaatgagataccaccttacacctgtaagaatggctagcattaacaactcaggcagcaacagatgtgggcgaggatgaggagaaagaggatctcttttgcattgttggtaggaatgcaagctggtgcaagcactctggaaaacagtatggaggttcctcaaaaaactaaaaatataattaccctatgacccagcaattgcacaactaggcatttatccaagggatataggtgtgctgtttcaaagggacacatgcacccccatgtttatagcagcactatcaacagtagccaaagtatggaaagagcccaatggaTGACAtcgatggataaagaagatgtggtatgtataaataaataaataaataaataaataaataaataaataaataaatgtgtgtgtgtgtgtgtgtgtgtgtgtgtgtgtacacacacaatggagtattactcagcaatcaaaaagaatgaaatcttgccatttgcaactacgtggatagaactggagggtattatgctaagtgaaattagtcagtcagggaaagacaaaaatcatatgacttcactcatatgaggactttaagagacaaaacagatgaacataagggaagggaaacaaaaataatataaaaacagggagggggacaaaacagaagagactcataaatatggagaacaaactgagagttactggagggattgtgggaggggggatgggctaagtgggtaaggggcactaaggaatctactcctgaaatcattgttgcactatatactaactaatatggatgtaaatatcaaaaaataaaaataaaaaataaaattaaaaaaaagaactcatttcACATACATACTCTTATTCTATAGGATGATTTCCACAAACATTAAACATCATGTACTTGTATCCTaaagcttattctaaaatgtattacaatataatttatatgatcattaatctattttaataaaaatacattccagataaaaaaaatttcaagattagagaagagagaaagagggacagggtggggagagagggaaagaaaagtgaTGGAAGGGAAGAGAACAGGGCTGAAGACAGACCATAGTGAACACTGACAATCAAGGAAATAGCAGAGAAATAGTGTCCCCAAAGGGCATCAAACAACAACCAGACACATAGAAGGAAAAAGTGTGGGACCACAGAAGCTACGAGAAGAGAAGGTTAAGCATTGAAAATCACCCATTGAATTTAGGAATAAGAAGGATTTTGGTGATGTAATGTCAGTGAGTGCAGGGGACAGAATCTAGATTACAATGAATTgaggaataaatggaaaatgtgaaGTCCAGAAGGTGGCGAGTTGTATTGATCCAACAAAGAAGCTTTGTTAGATGGGTAGGTTGGAAAGCCACTGAGGCAAAGCCTTGGGCGTATTTGTAGGAGAGTCAGAAAACATGAGATCAATCATGGAGAGGTAACagaatgaagacaaaagaaatttgggagaaaaatgggTAAGAACACAACAGACTGGGTAGATTTATGAGTCAATGATTCTAAATAATGGGCAGAGGGGAAATACAGCAAAGAATTCAATgttcaaatttaatattttataggtAAAGCAGTTCCAAGTCTTCCTAATATGGCGGTGGGAAGAGACTGGCTAAAGTGCAATAGACATCAAGATCATTTAAAGATGagatcaaagaataaaaaagtcaCGTTTTTGAGTAATTCATTCATGCAGATGCTGAAGGCACCCAGTTGACAGCTTATTTGGAGAGGTGAAGTAAACGGATCTAGGTACCAAAATCTGTCACAAAATAAGAGTCATTAGAGTTTGGTAGTTGGTGGTGTAGGTTTTGACATGTGACAGTTTCTACTCTATGCCCAGTACTTTTTCAAGTACTTTGAAAAAGCTTTC carries:
- the LOC122205341 gene encoding olfactory receptor 1J1-like; its protein translation is MRKENQSSVSEFLLLGLPILPEQQAMFFTLFLGMYLTTVLGNLLIILLIRLDSRLHTPMYFFLSHLAFTDVSFSSVTVPKMLMNMHAKYKSISYAGCISQTYFFIFCADLDSFLITSMAYDRYVAICHPLHYTIVMSQSICFMLVAGSWVIACACALLHTLLLAQLSFCADHTVPHFFCDLAALLKLSCSDTSLNQLVIFTAGLTAIMLPFLCIVVSYGHIGATILRVPSTKGICKALSTCGSHLSVVTLYYGTIIGLYFLPSSNNTNNKNLIASLMYTVVTPMLNPFIYSLRNKDMKGALRKLFCGRK